Proteins encoded by one window of Bactrocera oleae isolate idBacOlea1 chromosome 4, idBacOlea1, whole genome shotgun sequence:
- the LOC106621396 gene encoding 10 kDa heat shock protein, mitochondrial, with product MTSLIKRVIPTLDRILVRRAEAANVTKGGIVLTEKGVERMVEGTVVAVGPGSRNPQSGNYIPMGVQEGDRVLLPKYGGTRVDMEDQKEYVLYREADILAKLE from the coding sequence ATGACTTCGCTTATAAAACGCGTCATTCCCACATTGGATCGCATTTTGGTGCGACGTGCTGAGGCAGCCAACGTCACCAAAGGTGGCATTGTGCTTACCGAGAAGGGTGTGGAACGCATGGTGGAGGGTACTGTTGTGGCTGTCGGTCCCGGTTCGCGTAACCCGCAAAGCGGCAATTACATACCGATGGGCGTGCAGGAGGGCGATCGTGTGCTGTTGCCGAAATACGGTGGCACACGCGTCGACATGGAGGACCAGAAAGAGTATGTGCTCTATCGTGAGGCGGATATTTTGGCTAAATTGGAGTAG